One genomic segment of Vulpes vulpes isolate BD-2025 chromosome 2, VulVul3, whole genome shotgun sequence includes these proteins:
- the NR1D1 gene encoding nuclear receptor subfamily 1 group D member 1, which translates to MTTLDSNNNTGGVITYIGSSSSSPSRTSPESLYSDSSNGSFQSLTQGCPAYFPPSPTGSLTQDPARSFGSIPPSLSDDGSPSSSSSSSSSSFYNGSPPGGLQVALEDSSRVSPSKSTSNITKLNGMVLLCKVCGDVASGFHYGVHACEGCKGFFRRSIQQNIQYKRCLKNENCSIVRINRNRCQQCRFKKCLSVGMSRDAVRFGRIPKREKQRMLAEMQSAMNLANNQMSSQCPLETSPTQHPAPGPMGPSPPPAPAPSPLVGFSQFPQQLTPPRSPSPEPTVEDVISQVARAHREIFTYAHDKLGTSPGNFNANHASGSPPATTPHCWEGQGCPPVPNDNNVMAAQRHNEALNGLRQASSYPPAWTPGPAHHSCQQPNSNGHRLCPTHVYTAPEGEAPANSPRQGNSKNVLLACPMNMYPHGRSGRTVQEIWEDFSMSFTPAVREVVEFAKHIPGFRDLSQHDQVTLLKAGTFEVLMVRFASLFNVKDQTVMFLSRTTYSLQELGAMGMGDLLNAMFDFSEKLNSLALTEEELGLFTAVVLVSADRSGMENSASVEQLQETLLRALRALVLKNRPSETSRFTKLLLKLPDLRTLNNMHSEKLLSFRVDAQ; encoded by the exons ATGACGACCCTGGACTCCAACAATAACACAG GTGGTGTCATCACCTACATTGGCTCCAGCAGCTCCTCCCCAAGCCGCACCAGCCCTGAGTCTCTCTACAGCGACAGCTCCAATGGCAGCTTCCAGTCCCTGACTCAAGGCTGCCCTGCCTACTTCCCACCATCACCCACTGGCTCCCTCACTCAGGACCCAGCTCGCTCCTTTGGGAGCATTCCACCCAGCTTGAGTGATGATGGCTCCCCTTCTTCATCTTCCTCATCGTCATCCTCCTCCTTCTATAATGGGAGCCCCCCAGGGGGTCTACAAGTGGCCCTGGAAGATAGTAGCCGAGTGTCCCCCAGCAAGAGCACCAGCAACATCACCA AGCTGAATGGCATGGTGCTACTGTGTAAAGTGTGTGGGGATGTTGCCTCAGGCTTCCACTATGGCGTGCATGCCTGTGAGGGCTGCAAG GGCTTTTTCCGTCGGAGCATCCAGCAGAATATCCAGTACAAGAGgtgtctgaaaaatgaaaattgttcCATTGTCCGCATCAACCGGAACCGCTGCCAGCAGTGTCGCTTCAAGAAGTGTCTCTCCGTGGGCATGTCTCGAGATG CTGTGCGTTTTGGGCGCATCCCCAAACGAGAGAAGCAGCGGATGCTTGCCGAGATGCAGAGCGCCATGAACCTGGCCAACAACCAAATGAGCAGCCAGTGTCCATTGGAAACCTCACCCACCCAGCAtccagccccaggccccatgGGCCCCTCACCACCTCCCGCTCCGGCCCCCTCACCCTTGGTGGGCTTCTCCCAATTCCCACAACAGCTGACGCCTCCCCGATCCCCAAGTCCTGAGCCCACAGTGGAGGATGTGATATCCCAGGTGGCTCGGGCCCACCGAGAAATCTTCACGTATGCCCATGACAAGCTGGGCACCTCACCTGGCAACTTCAATGCCAACCATGCATCGGGCAGCCCTCCAGCCACCACCCCACACTGCTGGGAAGGTCAGGGCTGCCCTCCTGTCCCCAATGACAACAATGTCATGGCTGCCCAACGTCATAATGAAGCCCTGAATGGTTTACGCCAGGCTTCCTCCTACCCTCCTGCCTGgacccctggccctgcccaccaCAGCTGCCAGCAGCCCAACAGCAATGGGCACCGTCTATGCCCCACCCATGTGTACACAGCCCCAGAAGGCGAAGCACCTGCCAACAGTCCACGGCAGGGCAACTCCAAGAACGTTTTGCTG GCATGTCCCATGAACATGTACCCACATGGACGCAGTGGGAGAACCGTGCAAGAGATCTGGGAGGATTTCTCCATGAGCTTCACACCTGCTGTGCGGGAGGTGGTAGAGTTTGCCAAGCACATCCCCGGCTTTCGCGATCTTTCTCAACATGACCAGGTCACCTTGCTTAAGGCTGGCACCTTTGAG GTGTTGATGGTGCGCTTTGCATCGCTGTTCAACGTGAAGGACCAGACAGTGATGTTCTTGAGCCGCACCACCTATAGCCTGCAGGAACTCGGAGCCATGGGCATGGGGGACCTGCTCAATGCCATGTTTGACTTCAGCGAGAAGCTCAACTCCCTGGCGCTTACCGAGGAGGAGCTGGGCCTCTTCACCGCGGTGGTGCTTGTTTCTGCAG ACCGCTCGGGCATGGAGAACTCCGCTTCGGTGGAGCAGCTCCAGGAGACGCTGCTGCGGGCTCTTCGGGCTCTGGTGCTGAAGAACCGGCCCTCGGAGACTTCCCGCTTCACCAAGCTGCTGCTCAAGCTGCCGGACCTGCGGACCCTGAACAACATGCATTCCGAGAAGCTGCTGTCCTTCCGGGTGGACGCCCAGTGA
- the THRA gene encoding thyroid hormone receptor alpha yields MEQKPSKVECGSDPEENSARSPDGKRKRKNGQCSLKTSMSGYIPSYLDKDEQCVVCGDKATGYHYRCITCEGCKGFFRRTIQKNLHPTYSCKYDSCCVIDKITRNQCQLCRFKKCIAVGMAMDLVLDDSKRVAKRKLIEQNRERRRKEEMIRSLQQRPEPTPEEWDLIHVATEAHRSTNAQGSHWKQRRKFLPDDIGQSPIVSMPDGDKVDLEAFSEFTKIITPAITRVVDFAKKLPMFSELPCEDQIILLKGCCMEIMSLRAAVRYDPESDTLTLSGEMAVKREQLKNGGLGVVSDAIFELGKSLSAFNLDDTEVALLQAVLLMSTDRSGLLCVDKIEKSQEAYLLAFEHYVNHRKHNIPHFWPKLLMKVTDLRMIGACHASRFLHMKVECPTELFPPLFLEVFEDQEV; encoded by the exons TGCCAGGTCACCAGATGGAAAGCGAAAAAGAAAGAACGGCCAATGTTCCCTGAAAACCAGCATGTCAG ggTATATCCCTAGTTACCTGGACAAAGACGAGCAGTGTGTCGTGTGTGGGGACAAGGCAACCGGTTATCACTACCGCTGCATCACTTGTGAGGGCTGCAAG ggcTTCTTTCGCCGCACAATCCAGAAGAACCTCCATCCCACCTACTCCTGCAAATATGACAGCTGCTGTGTCATCGACAAGATCACCCGCAACCAGTGCCAGCTCTGTCGTTTCAAGAAGTGCATCGCCGTGGGCATGGCCATGGACT TGGTTCTAGATGACTCAAAGCGGGTGGCCAAGCGCAAGCTGATTGAGCAGAACCGGGAGAGACGACGGAAGGAGGAAATGATCCGATCACTGCAGCAGCGACCAGAGCCCACTCCCGAAGAGTGGGACCTGATCCATGTTGCCACAGAGGCCCATCGCAGCACGAATGCCCAGGGTAGCCACTGGAAGCAGAGGCGGAAATTCCTG cCGGATGACATCGGCCAGTCACCCATCGTCTCCATGCCGGATGGAGACAAGGTAGACCTAGAGGCCTTCAGCGAGTTTACCAAGATCATCACCCCGGCCATCACCCGTGTGGTGGACTTTGCCAAAAAACTGCCCATGTTCTCCGAG CTGCCTTGCGAAGACCAGATCATCCTCCTGAAGGGGTGCTGCATGGAGATCATGTCCCTGCGGGCGGCTGTCCGCTATGACCCCGAGAGCGACACCCTGACGCTGAGCGGGGAGATGGCCGTCAAGCGGGAGCAGCTCAAGAATGGCGGCCTGGGCGTGGTCTCTGACGCCATCTTTGAACTGGGCAAGTCACTCTCTGCCTTTAACCTGGATGATACGGAAGTGGCTCTGCTGCAGGCTGTGCTGCTAATGTCAACAG ATCGCTCGGGCCTGCTGTGTGTGGACAAGATCGAGAAGAGTCAGGAGGCATACCTGCTGGCGTTTGAGCACTACGTCAACCACCGCAAACACAACATTCCGCACTTCTGGCCCAAGCTGCTGATGAAGGTGACTGACCTCCGCATGATCGGGGCCTGCCACGCCAGCCGCTTCCTCCACATGAAAGTCGAGTGCCCCACCGAACTGTTCCCCCCACTCTTCCTCGAGGTCTTTGAGGATCAGGAAGTCTAA